The window TACGCGATTAAGAACTGGCCAAACAGCATGATGCCGGCTATCAACCTGGCGATGCCATACACTTGCGTAAAATACCCCAGGAGGAAGAGAGCGGTCATTATACCCAGGGAAAGCAGGAAAAAATAAATGGTCTTGTCTTTTTTCACTGCCCATAAGCCCGGTAGTATTAACAAAAGCGGCCAGTTGATCCTGAGTACACCGTGATAAAGACTTTTGGAGGTGATCTGGAAATCGTAATTATTGCCAAAGATAAGGCTGAAGGTATTGAAGTAAGGCCAGCATAGCGATAATAATACAGCCGGCAGGATCAGTATTAGTGATCGCAGGATCGCATATTTGAAGGAGTAATGGCTCCAGCAAAAGTTCATAGCCAGGATAGCAATAAATAATATATTGGCTGTATTGGGATGGGTCAGGAATACGATGGCGTTCAGCAGGATGATCAGGGGTGTTTTGCGGTTATACCACACAGGATGCTGCTCTTTGGCCATGAACGAGAGGATAAGAAAAGTTAAGGCCATGGCGAAGGTGGAAGGATAGGGCAGCACATAGTGCAGTACAATAAAATGATAGAACCCACTCCACCCAAAGGGGTGCTTACCCCACAAAAAAAGCATCAGCAGCAAGCTGAGCGTGGCCACCCCGTTACGTTTTTTGCCAAACAGGGCCGCACAAAATCTATAAAAGGCAAACAGGAAAAAGAGTAGATTAAAAAAAGCCGCATAGTTGAGTGCCTGAATGGCATTCAAATGAGCTATTTTAGCAAAGGCCGCTACCAGCAGGGCATAAGGTGAAAAGAAAGCATGGGGAATATCGGCTTTGATCAATGGATGGGAAGGATGCAAAAGATCTTCCGACAATGCTTTTATAACGGCTGCATGGTCCCAGAAATCTCCTGTCCAGTTTTGCCTCGTGATACCATACCCTTCAAAAATAACCAGGGCTGCCGCTGCTATAAAGAATGAATAATGCTGTAGAAGGTTGAAAGATTTTTGTAATACCGGAAGCCGGCTATGGGATGATGAATAGGAGTGGTTCAACATGAATTCTCTGAATACGGAATAATATAAGCGTTGGTTGCCTGCTTTACAGTTTATTTAATTTATTGCAATTCACTGAATTGTGTTGTGAAATAATTCTATAACATTGTCATGGCCGATGTTGGTTACAGCCCTATATATACCATGGATATAAGTGTAGTCATTCCCACCTGTAACAGAAAGCAGCGGGTATTGCTGTTATTGCAAAACCTGCATCAGTCTGTCCATCCCATACGTGAAGTCATTATTGTTGATTCGGGAGAAGACAGGTTGAGCGTTACCGATCTTGCTGCCTTCCCCGGCTTGTCTGTTCATTACCTCTCCTCCGAAAAATCGGTATGCATACAGCGCAATAAAGGCATACAAATGGCCGGCGGGGAATGGATCTTTTTATGTGATGATGATATTGAGATGCCGGCCGACTACCTGCAAAAGATAGCCGATCATGTTGCCGGGCATCCGGAAGCGGGGGCTGTTTCGGGACTGGTCATGCAATGGGTAGCGGATGCATGGAAGGCCGATTATGCGGTACATTCTCCTTTTGCACTGGTATGGAGCTATGTTTTTAAGTTAAGTATCTGGGGTCAGATATTGTGTGGCAGTAACAATCTCCTGGTTCGGCGGGTCACCAGCTATTACCAGCGTAAGGGCAATCATATTACGAAAGCCGGGTGGCCGGTGGTGACCAATTTTAACGGTGCGTATTTTAGTACACCGGTGTATGGTCTGGGTGCTTCTGTGATCAGGAAAGAATGGCTGTTGCGCTCCCCGTATGAAGAAGTGCTGGACAGGCACGGGATAGGCGACAATTATGGGGTAAGCGTGGGCTTTCCCGCTACCGGCGTGCATGTATTGAATGATGCTTTTGTGTATCATCACCAGGCGCCTGAAAACCGCCTCCGGCGTCCGTTGACATACTACCGCCGCATGCTGGCCCTGCATTATTTCATGAAAACAAAAACTCAATTAAGGTCTGCCAGTAAAACCTGGTTGCTTTGGTCTTTGACCGGTAATATACTGTCGTTCATACGTATGCGTGACGGCGCGATGGTACGTGCTGCTATGAAAACCTTCTGGCAAATAACCTGGGAAAAAAATCCCTATTATAAAGCTGCCAAAGCCAATAAAAAAGTAGTAGAACCTGTTTTATGAATAGTCAGCTAACCACGGACTTACAGCGCGCGCAGGGAGAACGCGACTCCCTGATGAGGCTGCTGCCAGGTATCACCTTCCTGTTGTACCTGTTAGTGGCTGCCTATGCCATGATCAGGCACGAGCCCTGGGGCGATGAGATCCATAGCTGGAATATTGCCAAAGGAAGCGCCGGCTACCTCGATGTGATCCGGAATAGCCGGTATGAAGGGCATCCGCCTACCTGGTACACCATCATGTGGGTTATTTCAAAGTTCACCCACAACTTTGCTTTCGTGCAGGCGGCGCACCTCGTCATTGCCTCCACCACTGTTTTTATTATATTGTTTTATGCGCCACTTCCCCTCTTGTCCAGGCTGTTAATTCCTTTCGGCTATTACTTTGCTTTTGAATTTGCTGTTCTTTCCAGGAATTATGCGATAGGTGTATTGGTGGCTTTTTGTATCTGCCTCATCATCCGGCGGGCGTTCCCGTACAAGATGGCCTGTTATTATGTATTGCTGCTGTTGTTGTCCAATGGTCATTTATTTGGCCTCCTCCTGGCCGGGTGTTTCCATCTTTATTTCCTGCTATGGGATTATGAATTGCACAAAGCCCTAAAACGTACTGCATTACACCTGCTGATGGGGGCTTTGTTTCTGTTGCCCGCCTTATATTTTATTTTCCCGCCATCCCAAGGGGCCCTGAGTGTCAACTTCTGGATGGAACGCTGGGATATTTCCAATGTGATCATTACGGCGCAATCGCCTGTAAGATCATTTGTACCCATACCGGTTTGGTGGGATGAACATTTCTGGAATACGGAGTTCCTGATGGAATGGCAAAGCAAATACCGGTGGCTGAAGTATTTTACCTTGTTGTTGTCGTTGGGGATAATAACGGCTGCATTTTTTATACTGCGGAAAAATAAAAAGAGTGCTGTTCTCTTTTTCAGTAACCTGCTGGCAACAGCCTTTATCAGCATAGTCGTGTTTCCATTGGGGTGCGCGAGGTATGCCGGGCTTATTTATATTGGGTTCCTGGCTGCCTGGTGGTTGTACTGTTATGAGGAAAAACCTGCCCGGTTACATCAGTGGATCGTGAATAGTTTGTTGATCTGCCAGGTAATTGCTGCTGCCATTGCGATAGAGAAGGACAGGGACCATCCTTTTTCCAACTTCAATAAGGTAGGACAACTGGTAGGTAAGGTGCCAGCCAATGAAAAAGTGGTGAGCGACTATTGGGCGCTGAATGCCATCGCTGCTTTTATGGATAAGCCTTTTTATTGCATGGACCTGAAGAAGGAACAATACTTTCTATTGTGGGATAGCGATATGGCCAGGCTTACAAAAACAAGTAACCGGTATTGCGAGGGGGCCGATTACCTGGCCGCACAAGGCGTTAAACAATTCTGGATGGTATCTTCCGGCTCGCCAGCCGATCTGAATAAAGTGGATGCCCGCTTTTTTAAAGATTTTAAGGTTACTCTCAGAGACAAGATAGAAGGCGCTATAGAAAAAGGTGGGAATGTTTACCTGTACTATGTTGGAGGACATTAACTCTTTTGCCGCCGCGATTTGATTACCTGCTCATAATGCCCGGCCGCTACGCGGGCAATGGCTTCAAAAGAAAGATGCTCCTGATAGAAACGGATACAGGCATTGGCTTCCGCCTGCAAAGGTTTCTGCAGTGCTTTGGTCAGGGCGGTTGTCAATGATTCCTGGTTGCCCGGCTCCCAGAGTGCGCCCAGTTGTCCGTCATCCGTCATCATACGGAAACTGGGAATATGGGTCACCACCGGCACACAGCCGCAACGCAGGGCTTCACTCAAGGCATAGCCTGCTGCTTCATAATGACTGCCCAATACAAAATAATCGGCACTGTTATAATAGTGTTCTATTTCCTCATGGGCGATCTTTCCCAATAGGTGAACACGGTGGTGTAAGGTGTGACTGGCAGTAATCCGTTGCTGTACGGCCGGTAATAACTGATCATCACTATAGATCATATACAGCCGGGCGCCGGGATGTTTATCCAGCAAGGTTTCAAAGCCTTCCAGTAGGGTGAGGGGATCTTTGTTGGCATCCAGCCTGCCTACCCACAGTAATACAGGGGTGCCGGTCATGCCTGTTTTTTTCCGGGCGGTATTTCTGTCATAATAAACCGGCGCCCTTGCTGTATCCCGCTCGTCATAATTAAAAAAGGTGGCGCCTTCCATTACGGGTAATATCTTATTAAATGATTGCTTCTTCATGAGCCATTCCTTCCCTTGGTCGGCAGTGGTAAAAAAGAAACCATCGGCCACACTGTTGAGCAGGTTATGGATCATTCGCTTCAGGGGGCCGGGCGATTTGCCGCCATGGTGCTGGATGATAATGGCTGTTTTCTTATGCAGTAATAACCGCAGTAAAAAAGTTTGTACAGAAAGGGAGAGGCTGTGCACATGAACAACGTCTGCATCCAGCGCTTTTATCCTTCGCAGGAACTGCACAGGAAGCTGCCAGGCCCTGAAGATGCTTTTCAGGTTGTCTTTTATAAAGTAATGCTGCACATTGTTTTTTTGAAAGACGCTGTCTTTATAGAACCTGGTCGCAATAATTGTTTCAACACCCCGTGAATACAGTGCTTCGGCCCAGCCGGTCGTGGTATAATAATACCGGATGAGGGCTTCTTCACTGGTCACCTTTTCATCATAATAATAAAAGATGTTGACTACTTTCATTGGCCGGTAGTTGCTGTAAACAATTCCATCACTGCTTTGGCGCTGTCGTCCATAGAATGGTACAGCACCGGTGTATATTCCGTAGCGGGGTTTTGCAATAGTTCTATGGCCTTTGCTGTCATGGCGTCTGCATCCTGCACCACATGCCAGTGCGGTACCGGATAATCAGCAGGATAGCAGAAGCTGATCACATGCGCGCCTGCATACAGGGCTTCGAGGCATACGGTACTGCAGCCTTCATAGCGGGAGGTATGCAGGAATACTTTACTGCGCTGCATGAGTGCGAGTACAGCAGACTGTGATAGACCGCCCAGCAGGGAAAGGTTATTTTCCAGGCCCAGTGTCCTGATGACTGCTTCCACTTTTTCTTTTTCTCTTCCCTGTCCGCAATGAACGGCCCTGATGACAGGAAAGGATTGCCGCAGCCTGCCTACAATGGTGGCAAAGAGATCGTATTGTTTGAGGGGTTCAAAAGAACCGGCGGCCATAATATCAATATCCCGGACAGCAGGCAATTCGGCGGGGAAGGATTGGGGGTTGATGGCATTGGGTACCAGGTGCAGGGGCATAATGCCATGGCTGCGCCGGTATTGATCGCGCAGGAAAGCGCCCATAGCGGCTAACTGGTGGCCTTTGGGCCGGATGAAGCGCACCCATTTGTTTTGCTTCGTGGCATCCTGGCCACAGATCCAGCTAATGTGTTTAATGCGATACACCCGGCCAAAGTATTGCCCTATAAAAGCGCATTCACCACTCCAAAAACTGAATAAGCCAATGATGTTGTATTGACGATGCAGGTGTTGTAACGACTGCCATACATTTTTCCAGAGCGCCGGCCGTTTCCATTTGCGCTTTTTCATGCCATCAAAAGCCTTTACGCGGATGCCATGCCAGGTATAAGTGGTTTGATGCTGGGGATACAACAGGGAAAGTACGGTGATCCTGATGCCGGGAAAGTTTTCCTGCAAGGCCTTTACCATACCTTGCTGCGAAGGCACCCACCAGGTAGCCGACTCATGATCGGGGAAAGCCGGTGTGATGACTACCAGTGTGTCAGGCTTCTTCATGCAGCGACACTATTTTGTTACAAAATGAAAGACTCTCTTTATGGTGCGTGATCAGTATGACCATTTTTCCTGCTGCTGATAACTGTTTAAAATGATGCAGCAGGGCATTTTCTGAATCGGCATCCAGCTCATTGAAGGGTTCATCCAATATAATGAGATCTGCGTTTTTGTACAGCGCCCGGGCAATAGCGATCCGCTGTCTTTGCCCGCCACTGATATTCCGGCCGTTCTCTGTAATCACCTTACTGGTGTGGGCTGTTTCGTTAAGCAAATTGTTGAGCCCTGCTACTGTAATGGCCTGGTTGAACTGTTCCTCCTGGTAATGCCGGCCATTGAGGGTGATATTATGTAGTATGGTATCATGGGTAAGGAAGGGCTGTTGCTTTACATAGGAAATAACCGGCCAGTATTGGCGGCGCTCATCACTGTCCAGGGGTGTATCATTGATCAGGATCTGGCCTGCTGCGGGGCTCAGGAATCCCAATAGCAGGTTCAGTACTGTGGTCTTTCCCTGCCCCGAAGCGCCGGATATACCTACAAAGTCGCCCCGTTGTATGCTCCAGTTCAGGTTGTGCAGGATGGTTTTGTGCCCAAAGCTGAACTGTACATCCCTGAACTGCAGGGATTGGATGGTGGGTACAGCCTCACCAGGCTGTTGGGCAGGTGCAGGCGCTGATTCCGGGATCAGTTCATCGGCGGTATAGGCGTAAGTCTGGATCTGGCCGCTGATGTTGAGGATCTTTACAATACCCGGAATGATCTTATAGGCTGCTGCCATAAAAGCGCCGATGGTGATGATGGTGTTTCCGGTATTGCCCCACCACTGACTGAGGGCTACGAGGATGAAAAGTCCCAGCAGGGCAAATATTTCCATCATGCGGGCAGGCATGCCCTGGGCAATCAGCGTATTGGCAAAATGGGTATTGAACTGCTGCTGGTAGGTCATGTAACGCTCCAGGAAGGCTTCATTCTTATTGTAAATATTGCTTTCTACAAAACCATGCAGGGCTTCCTGCAGGTGCTGCAACGCTTTTTCACTGCTGCTGCGCGCATCACTGCGTACCTGTTTCAGCCGCTTTTTAACCAGGTAAAATACCACTACTACCGGTGGCAACAGCAAGAGGAACAGCAGCAGGAACAACTGCGCATTGAAGATGAGGATGGCAGTAATGGTGAGCAGGATCAATACGCATTGGGTGATCACCTGTTGAATGCCGGCCAGTACATGCTGGCAAAAATCAATGGGCTGGTAACTGATGTTGCGGATATGGACAGCAGAGTCTACGTTGATGTAATTGGTATAAGCACCTTCGAGGTAGTGTAATAACCGGTGGCGCGCCATGCGGGTGGCTAC of the Paraflavitalea devenefica genome contains:
- a CDS encoding glycosyltransferase family 4 protein; protein product: MKKPDTLVVITPAFPDHESATWWVPSQQGMVKALQENFPGIRITVLSLLYPQHQTTYTWHGIRVKAFDGMKKRKWKRPALWKNVWQSLQHLHRQYNIIGLFSFWSGECAFIGQYFGRVYRIKHISWICGQDATKQNKWVRFIRPKGHQLAAMGAFLRDQYRRSHGIMPLHLVPNAINPQSFPAELPAVRDIDIMAAGSFEPLKQYDLFATIVGRLRQSFPVIRAVHCGQGREKEKVEAVIRTLGLENNLSLLGGLSQSAVLALMQRSKVFLHTSRYEGCSTVCLEALYAGAHVISFCYPADYPVPHWHVVQDADAMTAKAIELLQNPATEYTPVLYHSMDDSAKAVMELFTATTGQ
- a CDS encoding glycosyltransferase family A protein, which translates into the protein MADVGYSPIYTMDISVVIPTCNRKQRVLLLLQNLHQSVHPIREVIIVDSGEDRLSVTDLAAFPGLSVHYLSSEKSVCIQRNKGIQMAGGEWIFLCDDDIEMPADYLQKIADHVAGHPEAGAVSGLVMQWVADAWKADYAVHSPFALVWSYVFKLSIWGQILCGSNNLLVRRVTSYYQRKGNHITKAGWPVVTNFNGAYFSTPVYGLGASVIRKEWLLRSPYEEVLDRHGIGDNYGVSVGFPATGVHVLNDAFVYHHQAPENRLRRPLTYYRRMLALHYFMKTKTQLRSASKTWLLWSLTGNILSFIRMRDGAMVRAAMKTFWQITWEKNPYYKAAKANKKVVEPVL
- a CDS encoding ATP-binding cassette domain-containing protein codes for the protein MKHIIKKSITILRPEERKQMGVLVVLDLLISLADIASLAWLLLIIKIYTQPEASATVTFLPHWLQNRQSLLPITLFLLLFSAKNLAGFLVYRRQCRFIAQVATRMARHRLLHYLEGAYTNYINVDSAVHIRNISYQPIDFCQHVLAGIQQVITQCVLILLTITAILIFNAQLFLLLFLLLLPPVVVVFYLVKKRLKQVRSDARSSSEKALQHLQEALHGFVESNIYNKNEAFLERYMTYQQQFNTHFANTLIAQGMPARMMEIFALLGLFILVALSQWWGNTGNTIITIGAFMAAAYKIIPGIVKILNISGQIQTYAYTADELIPESAPAPAQQPGEAVPTIQSLQFRDVQFSFGHKTILHNLNWSIQRGDFVGISGASGQGKTTVLNLLLGFLSPAAGQILINDTPLDSDERRQYWPVISYVKQQPFLTHDTILHNITLNGRHYQEEQFNQAITVAGLNNLLNETAHTSKVITENGRNISGGQRQRIAIARALYKNADLIILDEPFNELDADSENALLHHFKQLSAAGKMVILITHHKESLSFCNKIVSLHEEA
- a CDS encoding glycosyltransferase family 4 protein, coding for MKVVNIFYYYDEKVTSEEALIRYYYTTTGWAEALYSRGVETIIATRFYKDSVFQKNNVQHYFIKDNLKSIFRAWQLPVQFLRRIKALDADVVHVHSLSLSVQTFLLRLLLHKKTAIIIQHHGGKSPGPLKRMIHNLLNSVADGFFFTTADQGKEWLMKKQSFNKILPVMEGATFFNYDERDTARAPVYYDRNTARKKTGMTGTPVLLWVGRLDANKDPLTLLEGFETLLDKHPGARLYMIYSDDQLLPAVQQRITASHTLHHRVHLLGKIAHEEIEHYYNSADYFVLGSHYEAAGYALSEALRCGCVPVVTHIPSFRMMTDDGQLGALWEPGNQESLTTALTKALQKPLQAEANACIRFYQEHLSFEAIARVAAGHYEQVIKSRRQKS